From the genome of Saccharomyces kudriavzevii IFO 1802 strain IFO1802 genome assembly, chromosome: 16:
TGGTTCCAATTGTCAGACACAGCAGCTCACTGATCGAAGCTGGATATGGGGACAGGGCGTAAGAACAGATAGCGCTGAGCATTACCAGAATGGTGAGTCGGGGCTTGGTTAATTGTAGATATGGGatgattattttcttctttaaagTCTTGAAATCCAGCGCTTGGCTGGTTGCATGGGATGATCTCCTCGATTTTCTTTCCCCTGGGTCCACAAGTTTGACCCTGAATGGCAATTGCGCACTTGGATCGGCAGGTGTTCCACTTCCAGATAAATTGGAAATGTCGTCTGTGCATCTTAGGGTCTTTATGGCAGTAGCTCTTACTTTTTTGTCGCAACTAGGGGCTCTATCACCATATCCAAAATTTGGAGTGAATTCTATCGGCGCAGTGTTTATATGCTGTTGCCTCCCTCCATGGTTGCCACCAACGTGACGAACCCCGCTGAATCGGATCTGTATTGGGATATCATGCAACTGTGTAGTGATTCGTAGACATGTGTTTCCTCCATTTTGAACGAGAACACTTCTCATCAAGCTCGCAGATGTTCGAAGGAAATAACTCATCTAAAggaaaagtgaaaaaaaaggaaatgctatgaactgaaaaaatggcagCTATGGGAAGACTATCCACGATCGAATCACCTTTATTGCAGCTATCGAGAGTCTCCTGCCTTGGCTGGTTTTATTTGCGTTGGATCTACGTCAATGGGCTTGCAAGCATGAAAAAGTCATTCTAATATTCCCTTTACGCAACGCGCGAAGATGAAGGAATTGCCCAATATGGGCAGGGAAGGAATTATTTGGCTTGAGCGTTCCTATGACTACTTTAAGCGATGAAAAAACCTACactttccttctttgaatcatggttataaaatatatatatatatgtatatatctGGATTTTGTGTATGGTTTAAGACCTTATTCCAACCTGATCAAATGTCATAAATTGGGCGACCTGAATAGCATGCTGCAGTAAAGTGTTAAGGGTGCTTCTGTCGTGTTTATTCAATAACAGGCCCTTTCGCAAACGGTCAACCAAACCTGCGTTGGAGATGAAAAGCATACCGTAGCCGATTGGCCCGTCCAGTAAACTGAATGAAGTCTAACTAACTACCTCCAGAGGGAAGCGGGCGCCGTTCTCAATGAACCCGCCGTATTCGACGATTCTTCCATTGGAATAAGGGTCCGAGAGCTTGTTCAACAAATATCCATTGGCgccagaaatttttgagcGGTATGGACAAATCCCTGACGTACTGCCAATGTCCTCCTTTAGGGTAACATTCGTGCGCATGCTATCAGATGCTCAATCATAGCGCATCCGGTGAGGGAAGCCTGGTCCAAAGACCAAAGTCACACCCGGGCAAACGACTTGCTATCATGGGTGGCTAGGAAGATGATTTTCCACCCAGCGAGCTGCTCATCAGACCAATCGAACTCGACTGTTGTATGTACCTAAGTACTACGGACAAGAATTCTACTGCAATTTTACGCCCCGCTTAAATAGTGCTGAGTATTCCCAACCATCAGTTGGCTCTTACCAGTAGTTTTGCGACTCCATTCTTATTCTGAACTGAACTGTTTCAGAAACAGCAGACTGGTTCTTGAATATGAGGTCGGCAATTCCAGGCGGAAACGGAAACAGAAACGGAGCCGGCTAGGTGTCAAGAACAGCAGAGCGGCAAGAAAAGACTGAGCGGCTAAACGATAAGTCTTCGAGATTCGGATCTATGAAAGACTAGATCTTTTTCTGTCCTTTAGGCGCGTATACTGAGAAAAAGCGCATTAGCGGCGAGGCTGGTCCATGCGACAGATATGCAGGACAGATCAAATGGCCTGGTGCGCACCACGGTGAATTCGTTGGCTGGCCAATAGCAGCTGAGGAAATCagatttattgaaattttatgCCGTCTTATTTGATGTACATAACTGAGCAGTCACTTAAATGAGAAAACTTCCTTTTACCTTTCCTTTCGGCTGtctatccttttttttttttcgttccTTCGCttttgttccttttctgtCGGAATTAAGAAGGCCGCAGTGCCGGCGTCTTTTGGCTCCTTAACGACAAGACATGTGTGCCTTTTCCCGTTTTTTGTTGAATCGTATTGTGTTATGCTCGATGTTTCCAGACTGATATATACAAGAACGAGTCCATCTATCATCATCGCCTCTTGCCACAGTAATCTTAAACAAGTGTGTCATATATTGCAATAAGGCCGCAGTATACTCTCGACCATACATATCGTAAGGATACAGGAAACAAATGTCCTTCATTAAAAACTTGCTATTTGGGGGCGTGAAAACAAGTGAGGACCCAACCGGCCTCACAGGGTCCGGAGGCTCAAACACGAACGACTCGAACAAATCCAACGAACCAGTGGTGGCGGGAAATTTCTTTCCGAGGACGCTGTCCAAGTTCAATGGCCACgacgatgaaaaaatatttattGCTATTAGGGGCAAAGTCTACGATTGTACAAGGGGGAGGCAGTTTTACGGGCCCAGCGGACCATATACTAACTTTGCAGGCCACGATGCCTCGCGTGGCCTTGCACTCAACTCCTTTGATCTGGAGGTCGTCAGAGATTGGGACCAGCCTCTCGACCCCTTGAATGACCTAACAAGGGAACAGATGGATGCGCTGGATGAGTGGCAAGAACATTTCGAAAACAAGTATCCTTGCATTGGCACTTTGATTCCGGAGCCGGGCGTCAACGCATGATTGTTGGTCTTGCGCAGTATTTATTAATAGCACACAGAAAAAATGAGGGAGAAAACACATGGTGAcgataatatatatatatatgtatatatatatatgtatatatatatatgtatgtacatatatttatttattgttttttcgAGAAATCTTCTATATTACGGTTGTATAGAAATAATAAGTTTTCTATGAATTGGTACAAAATAGGGCGCTATTTGGAACGGAACGATAGCTTGAACCATGTGATTTTATAACGTAGTTTGGCGGAAACGAAAAACAGTATTCCTAAAATTGTACAAAGGCCTCCCTGGGAATACCGTTCATACTACCCTGAAACCCCTTTATGGCGATTTCATAGTTCCAATTACTTTGCTCGGCCAACATGAACGTGTATTCTGCATTTAATTTCGTTTCCAAATGCAGTTTATTCAGAAGCTCAAGTTGCACTGGATTCAACCGCGATTGAACATCCGGTGGTAGTTGTAGAGTAGGAGCCATGGCCATTGGTCCCTGGGGCACCCCGGGCATGCCCATCCCCCCAGGTACCAGCGAGGGCTGCGGTGGAGGCGGTGTCGTTATGTTTGGGTTCATGCTTGCAGCCTGTGGTAGTACTGAAGATTGTTGTTGTGGTGGTTGTGGTATTTCGAGAGATGCATTTTTCCAGGCGCCCGTGGAATACGCTCTTACGGTTAGTAGGTCAGATGCAATTATGACACTGTTGTTCATCGGAACAATTACCCAGGTTCTATCAAAGGATTTTTTGGATAATTTGTTATTTGAAGTGGAATTGTAACCGTGATTGTATCTTCTATTCTTTTGATAGTTACTTTTTCCCGTTTTTTTATTGGCTTCAAGTTCAGGTTTGCCAGTCTCTTCAAAAAACCCGTGCAACGTAATGATGAACCCGTTTATCTGAGGATAACTGATTGTTTCCATGGAGTATTCAGTGGGTTGGTCTTGTAAATGAtgttttgttcttggtAAAGTCTTAAATATGTTGTTGACGGATTCTTGTCCGATTGATAGTCTTTGTTGGATGGACTTTTCACTCGATACTTTAGAAATGTTACGTGAAGATGACATGTAATAACCAAATGCTGGGGTTTGATCCGATTCTGCTACTGTAGAAGGAGGGATGGTAGAATCCACGGAAACGGAAAATTGAGATTGCGCCGTGTACAAATTTAACAACTGTTCTCTGTTGTTGTCCCATAAATTTAGAAAGTTGGTTGCAAAATCAGTGGATGATTGCCCTAATGCAtcgttttcaaaaaaaaactgttgGATTTTCATGGGTAGTGCATAAACACTTTGCAATTTCACTTCGTCCCTTACAATCACATTGTCAAGTACTACCAACTTTGGAAATAACCTTAACATTTCAGTGCGGTACAATTTATCAGTGGTTATGGGGTTATTGGTCATTAAAAGCTCTCTTaactctttgaatttgttcttcCAGATCTCTAATGATCTGAATCTGAAAATCTGGTTGTTGGCCAGACAAAGATT
Proteins encoded in this window:
- the MEX67 gene encoding Mex67p (similar to Saccharomyces cerevisiae MEX67 (YPL169C); ancestral locus Anc_8.699); this translates as MSGFHNVGNINMMAQQQMQQNRVKVCIRNWQNATMNDLINFLSRNARVAILEARVEGALVVGYVSSKSEAESLMKWNGVRFAGSNLKFELLDGNGGSAGTSDTISFLRGVLLKRYDPQAKLLNLGALHSDPELIQKGVFSSISTQSKMFPAMMKLASTEKSLVVESVNLADNQLKDISAISTLAQTFPNLKNLCLANNQIFRFRSLEIWKNKFKELRELLMTNNPITTDKLYRTEMLRLFPKLVVLDNVIVRDEVKLQSVYALPMKIQQFFFENDALGQSSTDFATNFLNLWDNNREQLLNLYTAQSQFSVSVDSTIPPSTVAESDQTPAFGYYMSSSRNISKVSSEKSIQQRLSIGQESVNNIFKTLPRTKHHLQDQPTEYSMETISYPQINGFIITLHGFFEETGKPELEANKKTGKSNYQKNRRYNHGYNSTSNNKLSKKSFDRTWVIVPMNNSVIIASDLLTVRAYSTGAWKNASLEIPQPPQQQSSVLPQAASMNPNITTPPPPQPSLVPGGMGMPGVPQGPMAMAPTLQLPPDVQSRLNPVQLELLNKLHLETKLNAEYTFMLAEQSNWNYEIAIKGFQGSMNGIPREAFVQF
- the DAP1 gene encoding Dap1p (similar to Saccharomyces cerevisiae DAP1 (YPL170W); ancestral locus Anc_8.701), translating into MSFIKNLLFGGVKTSEDPTGLTGSGGSNTNDSNKSNEPVVAGNFFPRTLSKFNGHDDEKIFIAIRGKVYDCTRGRQFYGPSGPYTNFAGHDASRGLALNSFDLEVVRDWDQPLDPLNDLTREQMDALDEWQEHFENKYPCIGTLIPEPGVNA